GCCTATACAGACTGGCACATAAAGATTTTCAGGAGGctgagaagaaaaatgcaaaaaatagagTCATAAAGGcaaatacatatatgcaaatatacttaatttttgCAAAGATTATTACTTGAAGAACTTTAGAAAGAGACTAGAGTGACTGCCTCTGGAAGAAATAGGAGACTCTGGTAGGGGATGGGTAGGAGGTTTATTCTACAATATTGCATTTTgcataaattcaattttaaatgtctttttatccATTAtactttcaacattttattttaaaaattaaacattactttaaaatatcatatCTAATGCAAATTAAAGTGAAGAAGATTATAATCTGTGcagcattaaatattttaacaattacAACAAAatgatgaagataaaataaaaagaatatgcctaaaataaaacagaattagaatgtattaaaaggaaataagtaaTTAAGTAAACATGAGTGTAactctataaaaattttattgactaataaattacatattatttattgattccctttttaaatgaattacttGTTTTTAGATGCAGTGATAAACAAggcattataaaatgtaaaaaaggaaacCACTATAAGTAGCACAAACTATTagaatcttttttaattataatgatcACAAATCCTTTAAAGTTTGCATCAAGTTTGTGAAGACATTTACATTCCAAGAAGATTGACCCTAATGCTAAATTACTCTTTTCTTGATGTATAGTGCACTTATTTACTACTTAATATGATATGATTTTCTCCAGAGCTTCTTCACAGCATTAGTCAACTCAGAATTTCTTAGACTATAAATTAATGGGTTCAGCATGGGGCTTATGGTTGTATAAAACACGCTCAATGATTTGTCAATGGGAAAGGTCTTGGCAGGTCTTGCATATATGAAAATACAAGGAACAAAGAAGCAGACAACAACAGTGATGTGGGAACCACAGGTGTGGAGGGCTTTCCACCTCCCTTCCTGACTCAGGTTCTTTAGAGAGTTAAAGATGACTCCATAAGACATGagtaagagcagaaaaaaaataatgcacatcAGTCCTCCATTGGCCACCACTAAGATGCCAATGACATAGGTGTCAGTGCAGACGAGTTTCAACAAGGGGAACATGTCACACATAAAGTGATCAatgacattggggccacagaatgGGAGCCCATAAATAGTGCTCAGTTGAATAACTGAGTGCAGAAAACCTCCAATACAGGACACCACCAGTAGCACAACACATACCCTTTGCCTCATGATAACCAAATAATGCAAGGGCTTacaaatggccacatagcggtcataggacatcaccAGCAGAAGAGAGATCTCTGACCCACCGAAAAGGTGCCCAGTAAAGAGCTGGGTCATGCAAGATTCAAAGGATATGGTATTGTATCCGAAGAACAAGTCTGAAATCAATCTGGGGGAAATTGAAGAAGAATAAATTAGGTCTATAGATGATAAACTAGCAAGAAAGAAGTACATCGGTGAGTTCAGGGTCTTACTGACAGTTATAGTCACAACAATGAGCAGGTTGCCCACCACAGTCAAAATGTAGAAGAgcaagaatataacaaaaaggactTTCTGCTCCTTTGGATTCTGTGTGAGGCCCAGGAGGATAAAGAAAGTCTCATTTTTCCTTGGTTCCATCTAGTCTGTACAGGAACTGACTTCACATATTAGAAGTAGTTTACCTAAAAAACAGTGGGGGAAACTTTTTAATGTGTTATAAATTTAAccttttacttatccattcaatTATAggaatatgtataaaatttctaCTTATGGCATAGAGATTGTGATTACCAAACTGAATaaagcatagttccctgtgcttagtGATATGATAGAAGACAAGGGATCAGACAATTCCAGATCCATGTAACAAATATGGCTGTGAGTATATTCATACAATTCCAGATTCACAGTGTACGAATATGTTAATCAAAATGGAATCAAAGTCTCACAGAggaagcattctttttttgtagagttttaaaaggaaaagtgattaacaagagaagaagggaattcCATGAAAAGTTGCACCATGTCTAAAGTCAAAAATGTGTAATACTGAAGGCCCATATAAAAAAATTTCCATCATTTGTGTGAATACATGAATAGAACATTACTGTTTTGGATTGTTTGAAACCATACTGAGACTTCTTTCCTAGGGTCCTGCACTGGATATTCCTCCTTTCCCAAAAATGCATGCTAAAGCACTTTTACTTTGTATCTCAGACCCTGTATTTCCACTTATTTTCAACCTTGAAGAGGCAATATCTACAACTTGAACATCTATATTTGGATATCAATTTagtatatataaaagcaaaatttaaattttccacaatacaaagggagttcccaatCTCATTAAATGGTACCACCTTCCGTGTAAttattcagacaaaaaaaaaggaaaaaactcccaAAATTTTTCACTCCTTATTGTTCTTATATTACTTATTTATACCTTTATCCCATCctcttttctttactttcaaaATACATCCCAAATTTGATCATCCCCCTTGTCCTCCATTTTCCTCCTGGCCCACAGAAAGAGCCTCTTGACATGTCTCTCCACTTGTATTCTGGACTCCAACAATGTGTTCTCCTGAAACATCCCAGATTACTCTCACAATGTTTTACATGTTCTGACTTATCACTACACTTCTTAAACTCTTAGAGTGGATTCCAACCATGCACACACAATTTAATACATCACCTTGAAATTTACAGTAACAACAAATATAATCCCATTTCATAGTTTAGGAAACTTAATGTACAGaatatctcattatttttcccaaggtcacacattttTAAGTGGTAAACCTAGAACTGAATCTAAATTTGACTTATTCaaagtaatttaatttcttaCATAATAAAGTCGCACAACTCTGAAGGATTATTTCCACTATTAATCTTACCTGTGGAGGCTTATTCACAAAATGAAGAATGAGTTTTTAACTCACTCCTAGGGATATGGAATTATTCTTTCATCTGGTTTAACAACAGAGGGTAAAAGCCTTCACTATTACTTGAGGAAATTGTTTATTTGCATATCTGCTCAATTTCTCCATGGATTTTTCTGATTACtcagaaaattgtttttatttgcactctatcttatttaaaataaatgtcatgatgCACACaaaatatagacaaaaaataCTATGTTATAGGATAATTTGTCAAAAAGACATGCAAATCCTATGTTTACATAGGAAGATAGTGATCAATCATTTcccaagaaattttattttgagtaaCATATTGTCCTActaatttcaaaacagaaaaattccATTCAGTGGTACAGTCCTTCTAATTTTATCTTATTGGTAGAGCCAGCATAGTTGACTTGAGATTTTGAGATAAATTCatgtgcttttctttccttcatgctATACTTTAAACCTAACAAAGGACCTCCTGAACAATtcatatcagtttttaaaaagatatcatatttttttctcctgatattGGCAAAGATCACTGGACTTTTTATCCCTTCTAAGCATATTTATCATTGAGTCTTAGAATTGGAATGTGTCCAAGACTGATGATTAATTAAATTCACTGGGagttttcagaaaaatttaaaagtacacatacatgtaaaaacaCTAGTAGGTTAAATCACACAGTTAGGGTGAGAAAgagatgaagcagaaaaaaaaatagccttagaACCACAACGAGGCCATTGTCAGTCAAGAATAAAATATCAGCTCAGTCATTTGGTTCCAGTTAGATTAATTAACCAGAGATCCCAAACCTGCCATGGCgagtgtttatttcttttatttgatactaaaattattttaccttCAAGTTAGgttagacttaaaaaaattttatcaccAATTTAGATGCAATAtctaattttatgtattaaattatgatttttaatgactttttaaaaatttgaggtaCCTATTCAATGAAATGTTTCAAGTgagaacataaaaattaataaaatggaagttGGTGAGGAATCACGTAAAAGTTCTTTCCTGAGTGAATCTTATATTCttacaaaagagtaaaataataaagcaaaaaatttagTAAGGTAAGTATAGAATTATTCACAGCTTACAATATAACAAATAGAGTGCTGTTGCAGAAATTAGAGGGAGAATCTTACTATGAATAATGTAATCAGAGAAAGCATTTCTTAAAATGTGATGATTAGGCTCAGATCCAAAGGATAGGAAATGGGGAGTTACCATTACggttcagcagtaaggaacccaactagcattcataagGATGAGGGTcagattcccagccttgctcagtgggttaagaattgggcattgccataagctggtgtgtaggctgcagatgcaactcagatcccaagttactgtggctgtggcataggctagcagccaTAGCTCAGATTCtaaatgcctagcctgggaacttcatatgctgcaggtgcagccctaaaaagattaaaaaaaaagataggaaatggCTACCATTGGAAGCActctaggggtagaatcagagctgcagctgcttgcctatagctgtgtctgtgacctacagcacagctcagagcaacactggatccttaaccaactgaacaaggccagggattgaacctgcatgctcatggatcctaataAGGTTCCTATCTGCAGAGCCATAATGGGgataccttttttgtttttttaaaaaagaaaaatgtaacagaCAGAATATTTTGTATGTAATGCAACTgaaatagaatattatatattacattatatattatatacattatgtatagtatataataaaattaaatatactcaCTAATAGAATTAAATGGTTTCACTAGAATGGACAAAATGGCAAGActacaactaaaaaaaaacagcttcagAAAATAATGTTAAAGATAAGTgcataaattgattaaaaatcattgaaaatggaaaaattttattaattgcatttttttatcAAATCCCTCCTTATATGTGTTACAACTTTCCAGTCAATgtgataaataagacattatatAGAGAGTTGGCATTATATCAGGTAAACATATTACTGCCCAATCATACAGTTAACactttattataataaatgatttaaagGAAAGGAATAGGTCAGTTTTAAGAGGCATTTAGTTTCCAAGAGGTCGAAACTAAAAGTCATATGATCCTCTTCATGTTGAATGTCAGACTTACCTACAAGATAGGGTGCTGCTTCTCCGGAGCTTCTTCATAGCATTAGTAAACTCAGAATTTCTTAGACTGTAGATTAATGGGCTCAGAATGAGGGTTATGATTGTATAAAACACACTCAACAGTTTGTCAATGGAGAAAGTATTGGCAAGTCTTGCATACATGAAAATACAGGgaacaaagaaacagacaacCACAGTGATGTGGGAACCACAGGTCTGGAGGGCTTTCTTCTTCCGTTCCTGACTCAGGTTCTTTAGAGAGTGCAAGATGACTCCATAAGACATGAGTGAGAGCAGAAAGACAATACTGAAGATCAGTCCTCCCTTAGCCACGACTAAGAAGCCAATGACAGAGGTGTCGGTGCAGACAAGTGTCTATAAAACATACATGTCATAGATGAAGTGATCAatgacattggggccacagaatgGAAGCCCATAAATAGTGCTCAGTTGAATTCCTGAGTGCAGAAAACCTCCAGTACAGGACCAAACCAGCAGCACAAAACACAGCCTTTGGCCCATGGTAACCAAATAACGCAAgggcttacagatggccacatagccaTCACCAGCAGAAGACCTCTGATCTACCAAATAAGTACTTTGTAAAAAGTTGTGCCATACAAAATTTGAAAGATACGATATTTTCCCCAAAGAGCAGATGTGAAATTAATTTGGGGGAGATGACTGAAGAATTAAGTGGCATCCGTAAATGAAAAGCTAGCAAGAAAAAAGTACATTGGTGAGCCCAGAGTGTTACTGAAAGTAACAGTCACAACAATGAACATGTTCCCCACCACAGTCAAAATGTAGAAGagcaaaaacataacaaaaaggaCTTTCTGTTCATTTGGATTCTGTGTGAGGCCCAGGAGGACAAAGTAAGTCACATTGTTCCTTGGTTCCAACTATTATTTTATGAATACTGATTTCAGATATTAGAAATAGTtcacctaaaaaacaaagaaaagatatttgaaagtaTTATCagcttaatattttcttttttaattcaaattttaaaatgcctttggaGGATCTATTTGCATCATATGACCTGCCATAGAAATTAGGGTTACCATTTGAAaagtaataatttgcatctatgaaccccaaactccccatccatcccactccctcccccattcccctaGGCAACAATAAATCTTTTCTCTATGTTCacaagtctatttctgtttataatggataagcaatatgctcctactatatagcacaaagaGCTATCTATGTCttgtctcttgggatagaccatgatggacagcagaagttggcacaaaactgttaatcaactatattccaatttaaaaattgggtGTACCATTTTGAATAATCTTATGTTTCCATGTTCTCAGTGATTTGACATATAATaatgtgattatatattttaagcCATTTCAATAAATaccattataaatatattcatattgtgCTAAGAAACATTTGAATCAAGGTGTGATTGGAAAGTACTTCCCAGAGGAAACAATGCTTTAGTGGAGTTTAAATGAGaagtgagaaaacaaaaaagtataggAAGAGAATAACATAAAAAGCTGCACCATGTATAAAGCCACAAAACTGTCATACTGAGGATTCATTTAATACAATCTAAATCCTCAAagtcagtaaaaataaattttaatgtaaggGTATAGACCAAAGTCATTGCATTAGTTGCTAGGAGGATGGCCTATTAAGAACAATAATTGTTCATCCTGTTTTTAATAAGatgttcttcattccttttgagGCCTCAAACTAACAGCATATTTCTAGCAACATTCTGTTCATCATGAGATATACTTTCTCTCAGATGATAGGTACTTTCCCTACAACCTTCCCAGCCCCCAAATCTTTACTAGTTTGTAGAAATTCTATGACAAAGCAGCATAAGCAGTAGAACTTTATCACCACATCATTGTGGATGCTAGaaattcaaaatcaaggtgtcgacAGTATTGGATGCTCCTCAAGACTGTGAGGAAATGACCTGTTCCATACCTCCTTCCTTGGCTTAAAGATGAATGCATTTAAGTTTGCAAGATGTTTTCCATGTAAGCATGTCTGTATCCAAATTCTCCTCTTTATGAGAAAACCAATAACATCGGAGAGTCACCcaagggattttattttaactCAGTTACCTTTGTAAAGAACATAtatccaaataaggtcacattttaaagttttgggGATTGGGACAGCAACATGTAAATTTTAAGAGGACACAATAGAACCATAGTTGTATGATCGGACATATCATGTAACCCACAGCAATAGTTGTCCCAGATAGTCTAACACTACGCTACAACCTCCTTCTTAGTGAGTGTCTTTACTTGGATCCTCTTTTTTGTTCACCATAATAGCTAAATCACTCTAAAACTGTGTGCCTTCAGTCTCTATCTCTCCCTTAATTTTCAAACTTGTACATGCAGCTATCTAATTGATTTCTTGAAATAAACATAAACttcatatttataaaactaaatatttaattttccacAATAAACTTACTCCTTCCTAGATATTCCCTAACTAAATGGAACCATTTTGCATATCATTGTTTAGAATTTATATTGGACAGTATCTTTCACTTCTTTGCTTCTCTTGCATTACTTACTGAAAATTATAATTAGTTTCATTGACTCTCCttctaaaatatattccaaatttgATCATTAATGCACCATACCATTCCTTCCTTTATCTAATCCAGTAGCCTCCTTCAAGTTTTCTCTGCTTTTGTTCTTTGCTTCATGAAATAGTCTCATGAAGCAgcccaagtaatttttttttggctgcacctacagcatgttaaaattcccaggctagggatcctaGCCCATctgcagcagcaacctaagctgctgttAACCAGCAGCACCACAATCAAACTCCTAATATTCTTTAAATCTTATACAAATTCTATTATTCCCCTGTTGAAAACCTCTAAAGTTGATTTCTTTAACACTCTTTAAAATCAAATTCCCTGGTATATGTTTGGCTAAGAGACCATAGATGACTTAGAAGCTGGCTGCCTCCCCAAACTCATGTCTTAACAATTCTCCATGTTCATTCTGCTCAAGACTTCATATTAGTCCTCAAACATGGAAAGTGCTTTTCCATCTCTTTAGATCCATCAGTTCTTTTGCAGATGTTAATTTCAGACATAAGTTTTTACCTCTAACATGATGATTATAAATGTCTCATCCTGCTTAATATCCTCAGTTTATATATCATGAAAGCCAAAAAGGTTTATGACACTGGGTTTCACATGACCCTTATCATTAATGTATATGCAGAAACAGTTCTATGTTACttaaaatgtctataaaattctcttttagaaaatatatcacttttatagtaaaagatatttcagaaccagtaaattatattttcataaatctAGGTGTAATACCTTAAATAAGTGGCAGTCACCACACAGGGTCATAATTTGCATACTAGTAAATGAGATTACAACCCTGAGTTTTTGTATCTAGTAgactaaaatatatgaacatatgtAACACAGTTCTTGCACTAATATAGATAAtcactcttcattttcttttcatttttctgctgtacagcatggggaccaagttacacatacacacaatttctCCTCCCACTTTTGTGTTGTGATGTAACTAtgtagacataattctcaattctacacagcaggatctctttataaatccactccaagagcaatagcttgcatccgttaaccccgagctcctgatccctcccactccctccatctccccccagcagccacaagtctatgctccaagtctatgattttcttttctgtggaaagtttcatttgtgctatatattagattccagttataagtgatatcatatggtatttgtctttgtctttctggctcatttcactcagtatgagtgtctctagttccatccatggtgctgcaaatggcattatgtcattctttttatggctgagtagtattccattgtgtatatatactacatcttcctaatcaaatcatctgtcatggacatttgggttgtttccatgtcctggctattgtgaatagtgctgcaatgaacatgcaggtgcatgtgtctttttgaaggaaagttttgtctggatatatgcccaagagtgggattgtggggtcatatggaagttctatgtatagatttctaaggtatctccaaactgttctccatagtggctgtaccagtttacattcccaccaagagtacaggaggattcccttttctccacagccccctccagcacttgttatttgtggacttatgaacgatggccattctgactggtgtgaggtggtatctcatggtaattttgatttgcatttctctaataatcagggatgttaagcatttttaatgtgcttgtgggccatctgtatatctccttggAGAATattctattcaggtctcttgcccatttttccattggatgattggcttttttgctgttgaattgtataagttgcttgtatatcctagagactaagcccttgtccattgcatggtttgaaactattttctcccattctgtaagttgtctttttgttttcttttgggttgagacagacctgagaaaatattcatgatgttgatgtcagagagtgttttgcctatgttttcttctaggagtttgatggtgtcctgtcgtatatttaagtctttcagccatttggagtttatttttgtgcatggtgtgaggtgtgttctacttcattgctttgcatgcagctgtccaggttcccagcaatgcttgctgaatagacttctttttcccattttatgttctgcctcccttgtcaaagattaattgaccataggtgtcagggtttatttctgggctctctattcagttccattggcctgtatgtgcattttggtaccagtaccacactgttttgatgactgtggctttgtaatattgcttgaagtctgggagaattatgcctcctggttggtttttgtttctaaggattgctttggcaattctgggtcttttgtggttccattaaATGTTTGATGATTGTTCTAGTTGTGcgaaaatgtcatgggtactttgatagagattgcattgaatctgtagattgctttgggtaatatggccatttttagatatggaatttttccaatccagggagcaaggaatatctttccatttctttacatcttctttaatttccttgattaatggtaatagttatcagcatataagtcctttacctccttggtcaggggtattcccaggtatttgattttttgatgtgcaattttaaaaggtatcgtattttttgtattcatttcttttatttcttgttagTATTTCAGAAATATGattgatttctgagtgttaatcttatatcctgttactttgctgaatttgttgatcagttcaagtagttttgggttgatCCTtcggttttctatgtatagtacatgtctctgcatacagtgacagttttatctcttctcttcctatgtggatgccttttatttctttgtttgtctgattgctgtgtctaggactccaaaactatgtcgaatgcagtggtgagagtgggatcctgtcttgttccagatttgagtgagaaggctttcagtttttccccattgaggattatatttgctgtgggtttgtccataaatgactttgattatattcaggaatgttccctctatacccactttggcgagagtcttgatcatgaatggatgttggacttgtcaaatgctttttctgcatctattgagatgatcatatgggttttgacttttctttgttaatgtggtgtatgatgttgattgatttgcgtatgttgaaccatccttgtgagccTGGGATGAACTCCACGTGGTCATgagtatgatctttttgatatgttggattggttggctaaattttttggatttttacatCTTATTATAAAGATATtggtgatattttcttttttggtggtatctctctTGGTTTGAATAAGGTGATGGGCATAATGAAGTTTTGGAGTTCTTCTTTCAacctttgaaaaagtttaaggagatgggcaccagatcctctttgtatgttgaTAGATCACCCTGTGAATCATCTGGTCCTCAGCTTTATTTGTAGGAAATGTTTtataacatattcaatttcattatagtgattggtctgttcagttggtctgttttaTTGATTCAGTTTGGTaggctgtaagattctataaagttgtccat
Above is a genomic segment from Sus scrofa isolate TJ Tabasco breed Duroc unplaced genomic scaffold, Sscrofa11.1 Contig1800, whole genome shotgun sequence containing:
- the LOC110258285 gene encoding olfactory receptor 4A47-like — protein: MEPRKNETFFILLGLTQNPKEQKVLFVIFLLFYILTVVGNLLIVVTITVSKTLNSPMYFFLASLSSIDLIYSSSISPRLISDLFFGYNTISFESCMTQLFTGHLFGGSEISLLLVMSYDRYVAICKPLHYLVIMRQRVCVVLLVVSCIGGFLHSVIQLSTIYGLPFCGPNVIDHFMCDMFPLLKLVCTDTYVIGILVVANGGLMCIIFFLLLLMSYGVIFNSLKNLSQEGRWKALHTCGSHITVVVCFFVPCIFIYARPAKTFPIDKSLSVFYTTISPMLNPLIYSLRNSELTNAVKKLWRKSYHIK